The Microcoleus sp. FACHB-831 genomic interval GCCGTCACCAAAGATGATGTACTTTACGATCTGGGTTCTGGAGATGGGAGGGTAGCGATCGCCGCAGCGAAAAAAGGTGCTAGAAGTCTTGGGGTGGAGATCGATCCGCTCCTAGTCGCGAAAAGTAATGAAAATGCCAAATTAGCGGGTGTGAGCGATCGCGTAAAGTTTGTCGAACAAGATTTGTTCAAAACTAACCTCAGCGATGCTAGTGTAGTCACGCTTTACCTGCTGACTTCAATAAATCTCAAGCTCAGACCAAAATTGCTCAACGAACTAAAACCGGGGACTCGTCTTGTTTCTCACCAGTTTCACATGGGGTTATGGAAACCAGAGCGCGTTGTAGAAATGACGGTGAATTCTCGTCAACACAAGCTTTATTACTGGGTTATCCCTTCCCAGGTATCGGGAACTTGGCAATTTAATATGCCCGCAGGTAGAGGTCAAGAGAAATATACTCTGCAACTTAACCAAGATTTTCAAGAAGTTAGCGGAACGCTGACAAATTCGGAGCGTTCGATGCAACTTACCGATGCGAAGTTAACTGGCGATCGACTCACTTTCAAAGTAACGCAGCCACTCAAGGAAACTGCGGTGACAATGCAATTCAACGGGCGCGTCACTAAGGATGAGATCGCAGGCAGCGTAGAAATTTTAGGGGGAAAGGAAGCAGGACGACAAGACTGGGTAGCGGGGCGGCGATAGTCTTTAAATGGGGATTAAAGATTCCTACTCAAGTCTCGGTGTCGTCTTTATATAAATCTTGCAGTTCTTTTTGTTGACTGCGACGGGAGGTACGACGATATTTTTTTGCTTCTAGTCTGGGTTCGTATTTAGCTTCTCCTTTGCCTTTACTTTTTAGCTTCATTGTTGAATCCGGATCGCCCGATTTACTCAGCTGTTCTTGAAGGGCGATCGCTTCTTCGAGTAAATCTAAATAATACTCATAGCGCTCCCAATCTCCCCGCACTATACAGTTTGGTTCATCCCGATGCAGGCAATCGTTAAACTGACAATTGCCAGTTTCTAATCTTTGCCTAGCCTCCGGGAAACAATCAACCAACTCTTGGGGGGTACAATCCAAGTCTGGTTGGTTGAAGCCTGGGGTATCTGCTAATAATCCCCCTCCTGGTAGTTCAAATAGC includes:
- a CDS encoding class I SAM-dependent methyltransferase; translation: MKFKLLLGCLTLCVSVGGSLIWQESQAQPISQIQPAPVPSPAKQKADVPYVPTPNEVVEQMLNMAAVTKDDVLYDLGSGDGRVAIAAAKKGARSLGVEIDPLLVAKSNENAKLAGVSDRVKFVEQDLFKTNLSDASVVTLYLLTSINLKLRPKLLNELKPGTRLVSHQFHMGLWKPERVVEMTVNSRQHKLYYWVIPSQVSGTWQFNMPAGRGQEKYTLQLNQDFQEVSGTLTNSERSMQLTDAKLTGDRLTFKVTQPLKETAVTMQFNGRVTKDEIAGSVEILGGKEAGRQDWVAGRR